A window of Halobacillus naozhouensis genomic DNA:
TTTGCATCTTGAGGCAAATACAGCCCAGTGGTTAACGTCTATTTTTATGTTGGTGAATGGGATCATGATTCCAATTACGGCTTTTTTAATTGGCCGTTTTACAACGAGAGCTTTGTTTTTATCCGCAATGGGGATGTTCGCGATGGGTACATTAATTTGTGCGATAGCACCGAGCTTTTCTTTATTAATGGTGGGGAGAGTTATACAGGCCGCAGGTGCCGGGATTATCATGCCATTGATGCAAACTATACTCTTTCTCATTTTCCCAATTGAAAAACGGGGAACAGCGATGGGAATGTTTGGTTTGGTAATTGCTTTTGCCCCGGCTATTGGCCCAACTTTGTCAGGTTGGCTTGTTGAACAGTTTCCGTGGAGAAGTTTATTTTACGTTATTTTACCAATCGTTATCGTTGATTTCATTCTCGCTTATATCCTTCTGAAAAATGTGACAGAACGCACATTTCCTAAGCTTGATATTCTGTCCATCATTTTATCTTCGCTTGGATTTGGCGGACTGTTATATGGATTTAGTTCTGCCGGAAGCAGTGGATGGGATAGTCAGCAGGTTATCATCTCGATGGTTGTTGGTGCTCTTGCTCTCACATGGTTTATCCTTCGACAAATGAAATTAAAACAACCGATTCTTGAATTCAGGGTATTTCAGTATAAAATGTTTACGTTAACTACGGCCCTTGGGATGGTTGTATTTATTGCTATGATCGGGGCTGCGACAGTACTGCCATTGCTGATGCAAAATATGCTTGGTTTTACAGCTTTTGAGTCAGGACTGGCACTCTTGCCGGGTGCGTTACTAATGGGGGTTATGAACCCGGTCACTGGCCGGTTGTTTGATAAGT
This region includes:
- a CDS encoding DHA2 family efflux MFS transporter permease subunit; translation: MGNKNDQAQGETVNKVPLMLVLISGAFAAILNQTLLATALPHIMADLHLEANTAQWLTSIFMLVNGIMIPITAFLIGRFTTRALFLSAMGMFAMGTLICAIAPSFSLLMVGRVIQAAGAGIIMPLMQTILFLIFPIEKRGTAMGMFGLVIAFAPAIGPTLSGWLVEQFPWRSLFYVILPIVIVDFILAYILLKNVTERTFPKLDILSIILSSLGFGGLLYGFSSAGSSGWDSQQVIISMVVGALALTWFILRQMKLKQPILEFRVFQYKMFTLTTALGMVVFIAMIGAATVLPLLMQNMLGFTAFESGLALLPGALLMGVMNPVTGRLFDKFGAKWLAIIGLSILTITTFMFTNMSAETTFSYIAIVNAVRMLGVAMVMMPVTTAGLNQLPQHLIPHGTAMNNTMRQVSGAVGTALLVTVMVNNTLPEQGVNGLVHGVNVSFIVAGITAIVGLVLSFFIKRSHPDQDDPDQIRSQANNRAATES